A window of Synechococcales cyanobacterium CNB contains these coding sequences:
- a CDS encoding PAS domain-containing protein, whose amino-acid sequence MAERDSTVSERALIVAAVYGVVGGLWIFLSDEVVAAFTTDAARLTYFQTSKGWFFVAASSVLIYFLVRHFMGRAVASAAAQHRAESNLLMVFNHPAMRVFVKDPDGKYLLASEAFTRLLGLTPGEIVNQTDESLFGVEAAAALRQADRRAMHSHGITESQDVLPVAGIPRTIAVLRARVTDESGRCVGVVGIAGEDVTSPDLGTAVRQSLEHVVRRRSAALAAAVRDLHGRIAALHTEAAELRRHGDRLAVEREKLEAEKHVLTADLLAAEQRLNTVVTHVQAIVAAIDQEGVVVLAEGKLLPEVGYKPGGLVGRSIFELFAGRPEIVAACRRALEGRSVAARLPVGRLDLDARIVPVRDAEGRVVGAVAVATEADRPPNLADALRDDDFADKQGGGSPRAG is encoded by the coding sequence ATGGCAGAGCGAGATTCGACGGTTTCGGAGCGAGCGTTGATCGTCGCTGCGGTGTACGGCGTCGTCGGCGGACTGTGGATCTTCCTTTCCGACGAGGTGGTGGCCGCGTTCACGACGGATGCCGCCCGGCTCACGTACTTCCAGACGAGCAAGGGGTGGTTCTTCGTCGCCGCTTCGAGCGTGCTGATCTACTTCCTGGTCCGTCATTTCATGGGGCGTGCCGTCGCGAGCGCGGCGGCACAGCACCGGGCGGAATCGAACCTGCTGATGGTGTTCAATCACCCGGCGATGCGCGTGTTCGTCAAGGATCCGGACGGGAAATACCTGCTGGCGAGCGAGGCATTCACCCGGCTGCTCGGGCTGACCCCCGGCGAGATCGTCAACCAGACGGACGAATCGCTGTTCGGGGTCGAGGCAGCGGCGGCGCTGCGCCAGGCGGATCGGCGTGCAATGCACTCGCACGGGATCACGGAATCGCAGGACGTGCTCCCGGTCGCGGGCATCCCGCGGACGATCGCCGTGCTGCGCGCGCGCGTGACCGATGAGAGCGGGCGGTGCGTCGGCGTCGTCGGCATCGCCGGCGAGGACGTGACGTCTCCTGACCTCGGGACGGCGGTTCGGCAGAGCCTGGAGCACGTGGTGCGGCGGCGCTCGGCCGCGCTGGCCGCGGCCGTGCGCGACCTGCACGGGCGGATCGCGGCTCTGCACACCGAGGCGGCGGAACTGCGGCGGCACGGTGATCGCCTCGCGGTCGAGCGTGAGAAGCTCGAAGCCGAGAAGCACGTGCTGACGGCGGACCTGCTCGCGGCCGAGCAGCGGCTGAACACGGTCGTCACGCACGTGCAGGCGATCGTGGCAGCGATCGACCAGGAGGGCGTCGTCGTGCTTGCGGAGGGGAAGCTGCTCCCCGAGGTCGGCTACAAGCCGGGCGGGTTGGTGGGTCGGAGCATCTTCGAGTTGTTCGCGGGCCGACCCGAGATCGTCGCCGCCTGCCGCCGCGCGTTGGAGGGCCGATCGGTCGCCGCGAGGCTGCCGGTGGGCAGGCTCGATCTTGACGCGAGGATCGTGCCCGTGCGCGACGCGGAGGGGCGCGTGGTGGGCGCGGTCGCGGTTGCCACCGAGGCGGATCGGCCCCCGAACCTCGCGGACGCTCTCCGCGACGATGACTTCGCGGACAAGCAAGGCGGCGGCTCGCCGCGTGCCGGCTGA
- a CDS encoding NADP-dependent isocitrate dehydrogenase, whose protein sequence is MPAPITMTANGLRVPDEPVLPFIEGDGTGPDIWRASVRVFDAAVEKAYRGKRRIHWKEVLAGEKAFNATGNWLPDETLDAFRTYLVGIKGPLTTPVGGGIRSLNVALRQMLDLYVCLRPVRYFKGVPSPVKKPDDVDMVIFRENTEDIYAGVEWEAESEGAKKVIAFLQNEMGVKKIRFPATSGIGIKPVSREGSERLIRAAINYALREGRRSLTLVHKGNIMKFTEGAFRDWGYALAAREFRAQAVSERESWILGNKEANPDLTPEANARMIDPGFDMMTAEQKKRVVGEVEAALRLWPTHGDGKWKKKLLVRDTIADITLQQVLTRAKDFDVIATMNLNGDYLSDALAAQVGGIGIAPGANINYDTGHAIFEATHGTAPKYANLDQVNPGSVILSGEMMLRYMGWTEAADLIIRGMDGAIGARTVTYDFHRLMEGATKLKCSEFGEAVVKHMG, encoded by the coding sequence ATGCCCGCACCGATCACGATGACCGCCAACGGCCTGCGCGTCCCCGACGAGCCTGTGCTTCCCTTCATCGAGGGCGACGGCACGGGGCCGGACATCTGGCGGGCGAGCGTGCGCGTGTTCGACGCCGCGGTCGAGAAGGCGTACAGGGGCAAGCGGCGCATCCACTGGAAGGAAGTCCTCGCGGGCGAAAAGGCGTTCAACGCGACGGGCAACTGGCTGCCGGACGAGACGCTGGACGCTTTCCGCACGTACCTCGTCGGCATCAAGGGGCCGCTGACGACGCCGGTCGGCGGGGGCATCCGCTCGCTGAACGTCGCGCTGCGGCAGATGCTGGACCTGTACGTGTGCCTTCGGCCGGTGCGCTACTTCAAGGGCGTGCCCTCGCCGGTCAAGAAACCGGACGACGTGGACATGGTGATCTTCCGCGAGAACACCGAGGACATCTACGCGGGGGTGGAGTGGGAGGCCGAGAGCGAGGGGGCGAAGAAGGTCATCGCGTTCCTGCAGAACGAGATGGGCGTGAAGAAGATCCGATTCCCCGCGACGAGCGGCATCGGCATCAAGCCCGTCAGCCGCGAGGGGAGCGAGCGGCTGATCCGCGCGGCGATCAACTACGCGCTGCGCGAGGGCCGGCGGAGCCTCACGCTCGTCCACAAGGGCAACATCATGAAGTTCACCGAGGGCGCGTTCCGCGACTGGGGCTACGCCCTCGCGGCCCGCGAGTTCCGCGCCCAGGCCGTGAGCGAGCGCGAGTCGTGGATTCTCGGCAACAAGGAGGCCAACCCAGACCTGACGCCGGAGGCCAACGCCCGCATGATCGACCCCGGCTTCGACATGATGACGGCGGAACAGAAGAAGCGTGTCGTCGGTGAGGTCGAGGCCGCGCTGCGGCTGTGGCCCACGCACGGCGACGGCAAGTGGAAGAAGAAACTGCTCGTCCGCGACACGATCGCGGACATCACGCTCCAGCAGGTGCTGACACGGGCGAAGGACTTCGACGTCATCGCCACCATGAACCTCAACGGCGACTACCTCTCCGACGCGCTGGCGGCACAGGTCGGGGGCATCGGCATCGCGCCGGGCGCGAACATCAACTACGACACCGGGCACGCCATCTTCGAGGCGACGCACGGCACCGCGCCGAAGTACGCCAACCTCGACCAGGTGAACCCAGGCTCGGTGATCCTGTCGGGCGAGATGATGCTGCGGTACATGGGCTGGACCGAGGCCGCGGACCTGATCATCCGGGGGATGGACGGGGCGATCGGGGCCAGGACGGTGACGTACGACTTCCACCGGCTGATGGAGGGCGCGACGAAACTGAAGTGCTCGGAGTTCGGCGAGGCGGTGGTGAAGCACATGGGGTGA
- a CDS encoding VWA domain-containing protein produces the protein MTWLTPLVAAVAAAIAVPALIILYFLKLRRREVEVSTTLLWKKAVQDLQANAPFQRLRRNILLLLQLLVLAAALVAVGQPEMQGKVPRGLQHVILIDRSASMSSTDGEGGVSRLDAAKREAVRLVDSLRGESLLGSDRADEAMVIAFDQTAEVRQQFTGDKTALRAAINAIEPTAAPSSLDEAVRLARAHLPDQTLVEETGAVTVEGLKTRGVALHLFSDGRLPDAQRVLTGVEDKVQFTRLGTPDAANLAVTAFRAERTYDNPTELTVFVGLQSTDRTERRAELELVIDGVVERIRPVTIPPATTHAPTLADGTSPPPDLWRPGTASLVFRLERPEGGLFAVRLLPGDGPDVLEIDNRAWLVVPPARQLSVAVVTEGSLFLVSALQGLPLAKLIQYTPDEYLAASRRGETGAYDVVVLDAWLPPPGDRPTMPPGRYLVLGAVPPPPLGAADLGPDEPGVLIDWRRDHPALRGLVLDNVVVSTTRNVQPGPESAITVIAETDRGPAILDLASADLRAVIVAFNPADSYWPFYVSFPVFIAQALNYLGQDPSHLGLDARSVRPGSVLTDRLPQGAADVAIRLPDRTEVSLTPAADGRIVYGPVRQAGVHEVTWRGERTPADLAVGTRALRPFAASLLDPDESDVGAASSLSLAGTDVVAIDPSRSNVNRRLWPWLLLAALGVMMLEWFVYNRKVQV, from the coding sequence ATGACCTGGCTCACCCCGCTCGTTGCCGCCGTTGCAGCCGCGATCGCGGTGCCTGCGCTCATCATCCTTTACTTCCTGAAACTCCGCCGTCGCGAGGTCGAGGTCTCCACGACGCTGCTCTGGAAGAAGGCCGTGCAGGACCTGCAGGCCAACGCCCCCTTCCAACGCCTCCGCCGCAACATCCTCCTGCTGCTCCAACTCCTCGTGCTCGCGGCCGCGCTCGTCGCGGTCGGCCAGCCCGAGATGCAGGGCAAGGTTCCCCGCGGCCTGCAGCACGTCATCCTCATCGACCGTTCCGCCAGCATGTCGAGCACGGACGGCGAGGGCGGTGTGTCGCGCCTCGACGCCGCCAAGCGTGAGGCCGTCCGGCTTGTCGATTCGCTCCGCGGCGAGAGCCTCCTCGGATCGGACCGCGCCGATGAGGCCATGGTCATCGCCTTCGACCAGACCGCCGAGGTGCGCCAGCAGTTCACGGGCGACAAGACCGCGCTCAGGGCCGCCATCAACGCCATCGAGCCGACCGCCGCGCCATCGAGCCTCGACGAGGCCGTCCGCCTCGCCCGCGCCCACCTGCCCGACCAGACGCTCGTCGAGGAAACCGGCGCGGTCACGGTCGAGGGCCTCAAGACCCGCGGCGTCGCGCTCCACCTCTTCTCCGATGGCCGGCTTCCCGATGCCCAGCGCGTTCTCACCGGCGTCGAGGACAAGGTCCAGTTCACGCGCCTCGGCACGCCCGACGCCGCCAACCTCGCCGTCACCGCTTTCCGCGCCGAACGCACCTACGACAACCCCACGGAACTCACCGTCTTCGTCGGCCTCCAGAGCACCGACCGCACCGAACGACGCGCCGAACTCGAACTCGTCATCGACGGCGTCGTCGAGCGAATCAGGCCCGTCACCATCCCCCCCGCGACCACCCACGCGCCCACGCTCGCGGACGGCACGTCGCCCCCCCCCGACCTCTGGCGGCCCGGCACGGCCAGTCTCGTCTTCCGCCTCGAACGCCCCGAAGGCGGTCTCTTCGCCGTGCGCCTCCTCCCCGGCGACGGACCGGACGTGCTCGAAATCGACAATCGCGCCTGGCTCGTCGTCCCCCCGGCCCGCCAGCTTTCCGTCGCCGTCGTCACCGAGGGGAGCCTCTTCCTCGTGTCCGCGCTCCAGGGCTTGCCGCTGGCGAAACTCATCCAGTACACGCCCGACGAGTACCTCGCGGCCTCGCGCCGCGGCGAAACCGGCGCATACGACGTCGTTGTGCTGGATGCCTGGCTCCCACCACCGGGCGACCGCCCGACCATGCCCCCCGGCCGCTACCTCGTTCTCGGTGCTGTCCCCCCCCCTCCGCTCGGCGCGGCCGACCTCGGCCCGGACGAGCCGGGCGTCCTCATCGACTGGCGACGCGACCACCCCGCGCTCCGCGGCCTCGTCCTCGACAACGTCGTCGTCTCCACCACCCGCAACGTCCAACCCGGACCCGAGAGCGCGATCACCGTCATCGCCGAGACCGACCGCGGCCCGGCCATCCTCGACCTCGCCTCCGCAGACCTCCGCGCCGTCATCGTCGCCTTCAACCCCGCCGACTCCTACTGGCCCTTCTACGTCTCATTCCCCGTCTTCATCGCACAGGCCCTCAACTACCTCGGCCAGGATCCCTCCCACCTCGGCCTCGACGCCCGCTCCGTTCGCCCCGGCAGCGTCCTCACCGACCGCCTCCCGCAGGGCGCGGCCGACGTCGCCATCCGACTGCCCGACCGCACCGAAGTCTCGCTCACGCCCGCAGCCGACGGGCGCATCGTCTACGGCCCAGTGCGACAGGCCGGCGTGCACGAGGTCACCTGGCGCGGCGAGCGCACACCCGCGGACCTCGCCGTCGGTACGCGCGCCCTGCGCCCCTTCGCCGCCAGCCTGCTCGACCCCGACGAGTCCGATGTCGGCGCGGCCTCATCTCTCTCGCTCGCTGGCACGGACGTCGTCGCCATCGACCCCTCGCGCTCGAACGTCAACCGCCGCCTCTGGCCCTGGCTCCTGCTTGCCGCTCTCGGCGTGATGATGCTCGAGTGGTTCGTCTACAACCGCAAGGTCCAGGTCTGA
- a CDS encoding PEP-CTERM sorting domain-containing protein, giving the protein MAFFLGCSDKIACRSAECGACSSGSGKTSPCEARTETGHGPINVTEEVRRFSMKRALAVLALAGIAGAASAQQQIHWYWTVGDTGNNDGVISAGESAVLTLYAQFTAPGLHYAGSIFDIKGTGNLDTGTYTSRGANPKLKALSNGDGNLQANNDILVCDTFQLPEFFNAGIDKSNPIMVYSMTWQPNDYSNRTVSGGTTNHLNHSVYIDTFGTSKEFTPTIEGFKFDVVPAPASLALVGLGGLVAARRRRA; this is encoded by the coding sequence ATGGCATTTTTTTTGGGTTGCAGCGACAAGATTGCTTGCCGAAGTGCGGAGTGTGGGGCATGTTCCAGCGGGTCAGGAAAGACGAGCCCATGTGAGGCTCGAACGGAAACCGGACACGGTCCCATCAACGTCACTGAAGAAGTGAGGAGATTCAGCATGAAGCGCGCTCTCGCAGTTCTCGCTCTGGCCGGCATCGCCGGCGCGGCCTCGGCTCAGCAGCAGATCCACTGGTACTGGACGGTCGGCGACACCGGCAACAACGACGGCGTGATCAGCGCCGGCGAGTCTGCCGTCCTGACGCTCTACGCCCAGTTCACCGCCCCCGGCCTGCACTACGCCGGCTCGATCTTTGACATCAAGGGCACGGGCAACCTGGACACCGGCACGTACACGTCCCGCGGCGCCAACCCGAAGCTGAAGGCACTGTCGAACGGCGACGGCAATCTGCAGGCGAACAACGACATCCTCGTCTGCGACACGTTCCAGCTCCCCGAGTTCTTCAACGCCGGCATCGACAAGAGCAACCCGATCATGGTGTACTCCATGACCTGGCAGCCGAACGACTACTCGAACCGCACGGTGAGCGGCGGCACGACCAACCACCTGAACCACTCTGTCTACATCGACACCTTCGGCACCTCCAAGGAGTTCACGCCCACCATCGAGGGCTTCAAGTTTGACGTGGTCCCCGCCCCGGCGTCGCTGGCCCTCGTCGGCCTCGGCGGCCTGGTCGCGGCCCGTCGCCGTCGCGCCTGA
- a CDS encoding co-chaperone GroES, protein MTSRDKPRRTAPASRLETVEPIGKRVLVRKDEDRKQTKSGLHLPDKIEIPTLTGRIVAVSSQVERDPDYPVRRYDRVLFNPKGAVPVDFEGDNRLFVIPVEDVVAVFRSAADAEGGSDGQAPPR, encoded by the coding sequence ATGACCAGTCGTGACAAACCCAGGCGGACTGCCCCGGCGTCTCGACTCGAGACGGTCGAGCCGATCGGCAAGCGCGTGCTGGTGCGCAAGGACGAGGACCGCAAGCAGACCAAGAGCGGTCTTCACCTGCCGGACAAGATCGAGATTCCGACGCTCACGGGGCGGATCGTCGCGGTTTCGTCGCAAGTTGAGCGTGACCCTGACTACCCGGTTCGGCGTTATGACCGGGTGCTGTTCAACCCGAAGGGCGCGGTGCCGGTGGACTTCGAGGGTGACAACCGGTTGTTCGTGATTCCGGTGGAGGACGTGGTGGCCGTGTTCCGTTCCGCCGCGGATGCCGAGGGTGGATCGGACGGTCAGGCCCCTCCGAGGTGA
- a CDS encoding tetratricopeptide repeat protein, translated as MPTPAELTQQARRMQASGQVQSAIQMYQAAIKAQPRNADAHQGLGLAYLQIGQHREAVEHMQRAAKLEPMSAERVFVLANVYRNIGLMKEARATFEKAVWLNKDHTGAVGGLAHLMGAMGEREEALALVAPAASRDDAHPEAVAVHAELCLHLGRAEEGLGNLRRHVDRPNVHPLGRQRLLFQLGHVYQALGRYDEAFDAFDSANRLHQGRWDRAGFRASVDRAIADWSREAFSNVSPCPMPSDRPVFIVGMPRSGTTLVEQIIASHPRCYGAGELGITRHVMARLHNTSSASVLPLPPPSRIGPDDVVQAAAFYLRALKSIEGTADRVTDKLPLNFLYLPLIARMFPSGHIVHCLRDPVDTCLSCWTHNFAGPMHFAYDFDNLAAFYADYLRLMRHWTEGLGVPVLEVRYERLVAEQEPQSRRIVEGIGVEWDDACLRFYENPRMAMTLSMEQVRRPLYASAVARHERYGDRLEPLRQALRREGVDA; from the coding sequence ATGCCGACACCAGCCGAACTGACGCAGCAGGCCCGCCGGATGCAAGCGAGCGGGCAGGTCCAGTCCGCGATCCAGATGTACCAGGCAGCGATCAAGGCGCAGCCTCGGAACGCGGACGCGCATCAGGGGCTTGGGCTTGCGTACCTGCAGATCGGGCAGCACCGCGAGGCGGTGGAGCACATGCAGCGCGCGGCGAAGTTGGAGCCGATGTCGGCCGAGCGGGTGTTCGTGCTGGCGAACGTGTACCGCAACATCGGCCTGATGAAGGAGGCGCGGGCGACGTTCGAGAAGGCGGTTTGGCTGAACAAGGACCACACGGGCGCTGTGGGCGGGCTTGCCCACCTGATGGGGGCGATGGGTGAGCGGGAGGAGGCGTTGGCACTGGTTGCCCCGGCGGCGTCGCGCGACGATGCACACCCGGAGGCCGTCGCGGTTCATGCGGAACTGTGCCTGCACCTGGGTCGTGCCGAGGAGGGGCTTGGCAATCTGCGGCGGCACGTGGATCGCCCGAACGTGCACCCGCTGGGCAGGCAGAGGCTGCTGTTCCAGCTGGGGCATGTGTACCAGGCGCTGGGGCGGTACGACGAGGCGTTCGATGCGTTCGATTCGGCGAACAGGCTGCACCAAGGTCGGTGGGATCGGGCGGGGTTTCGAGCGTCGGTGGATCGTGCGATCGCGGACTGGTCGCGTGAGGCGTTCTCGAACGTGTCGCCGTGCCCGATGCCGAGCGACCGGCCCGTGTTCATCGTGGGGATGCCTCGCTCGGGCACGACGCTGGTCGAGCAGATCATCGCGAGCCATCCGCGTTGCTACGGCGCGGGCGAGCTTGGGATCACGCGGCACGTCATGGCGCGGCTGCACAACACGTCATCGGCGAGCGTGCTGCCGCTGCCGCCGCCTTCGCGGATCGGCCCGGATGACGTGGTGCAGGCGGCGGCGTTCTACCTGCGCGCGCTGAAGTCGATCGAGGGGACGGCTGACCGCGTGACGGACAAGTTGCCGCTGAACTTCCTGTACCTGCCGCTGATCGCGCGGATGTTCCCTTCGGGGCACATCGTGCACTGCCTGCGCGATCCGGTGGACACGTGCCTGTCGTGCTGGACGCACAACTTCGCGGGTCCGATGCACTTCGCATACGACTTCGACAACCTCGCGGCGTTCTACGCGGACTACCTGCGTCTGATGCGACACTGGACGGAGGGGCTTGGCGTTCCCGTGCTCGAGGTGCGTTACGAGCGACTTGTGGCGGAGCAGGAGCCGCAGAGCCGCCGGATCGTCGAGGGGATCGGGGTCGAGTGGGATGACGCGTGCCTGCGGTTCTACGAGAACCCGCGGATGGCGATGACGCTGTCGATGGAGCAGGTGAGACGGCCGCTGTACGCGTCGGCGGTGGCCCGACACGAGCGGTACGGGGATCGGCTGGAACCGCTCCGGCAGGCGCTGCGGCGTGAGGGCGTGGATGCCTGA
- a CDS encoding prepilin-type N-terminal cleavage/methylation domain-containing protein, with protein MMDLLQLLPTATPPATARTARIQQQQRAPLGLPMKSLFSMFALYRAPPPRRVKGEVESMDRRPSIQCIPCSSMGLRDSSSMRKAGFSLLELLVCLGVVAILLSLVLPALDKARLSATEIACRAHISSVGQHLSMYALDFRDTPIVIVPDSPEVTQDPSRWVEYSVQMADALQSKAWQEVTGLELPFSDVLYCPANQFPPESRSIDYWLSESWYADVRYLDPSLPEPDWRNRLGARVQRISSVHFPSLKAGAREIFVWHGWGGSAHSASGFIDYTDLALYTSPRPGAVWFVDGHVRLMHARDATPVVYRYPNWPYIPFGTTPWGVHGRDRD; from the coding sequence ATGATGGACTTGTTGCAGTTGCTCCCGACCGCGACCCCGCCGGCGACTGCAAGGACCGCGAGGATCCAGCAGCAGCAACGAGCACCACTTGGCCTGCCCATGAAGAGCCTCTTTTCCATGTTCGCACTCTACCGCGCCCCCCCCCCCAGGCGTGTCAAGGGAGAAGTTGAATCCATGGACCGTAGGCCCTCGATTCAATGTATCCCCTGTTCTAGCATGGGATTGCGCGATTCGTCCTCGATGCGCAAAGCCGGTTTTTCACTCCTCGAACTGCTCGTGTGCCTCGGGGTTGTCGCCATCCTGCTTTCGCTTGTTCTCCCCGCTCTCGACAAAGCGCGTCTCTCGGCGACCGAGATCGCCTGCCGCGCTCACATTTCAAGCGTCGGACAGCACCTCTCGATGTATGCACTCGACTTCCGCGACACTCCGATCGTCATCGTACCCGACTCTCCCGAGGTGACGCAAGACCCCTCCCGCTGGGTCGAGTATTCGGTCCAGATGGCCGACGCGCTGCAATCAAAGGCATGGCAGGAGGTGACCGGGCTCGAACTCCCCTTTTCCGATGTTTTGTACTGCCCCGCGAACCAGTTCCCGCCGGAATCCCGCTCGATCGACTATTGGCTGAGCGAATCGTGGTACGCCGATGTGCGATACCTCGATCCCTCCCTGCCTGAGCCTGATTGGCGTAACAGACTCGGCGCGCGCGTTCAGCGCATCTCATCCGTTCATTTTCCCTCGCTCAAGGCCGGGGCAAGGGAGATCTTTGTCTGGCACGGTTGGGGCGGTTCGGCACACTCCGCCAGCGGTTTCATCGACTATACCGACCTCGCTCTCTACACCTCTCCGAGGCCCGGCGCCGTGTGGTTCGTCGATGGACACGTTCGCCTTATGCATGCGCGCGACGCCACGCCGGTCGTGTATCGCTACCCCAACTGGCCCTACATCCCTTTCGGGACAACCCCGTGGGGCGTGCACGGGCGCGATCGCGACTGA
- a CDS encoding PadR family transcriptional regulator, with the protein MRLERELMRGAGPVAVLRLLFVRPMYGYELVDTLASRTEGVLAMGQSTLYPLLYNLEAKGLIQAEWREGEAARPRKYYSLTGAGKRRLETDSKQWAALAQVMTALGVIGPEAAGVGA; encoded by the coding sequence ATGAGGCTCGAACGGGAACTGATGCGGGGTGCCGGCCCTGTGGCCGTACTCCGGCTGTTGTTTGTGCGGCCTATGTACGGGTATGAACTCGTCGACACCCTTGCAAGCCGCACCGAGGGCGTCCTCGCCATGGGCCAGAGCACCCTCTACCCCCTCCTCTACAACCTCGAAGCCAAGGGCCTGATCCAGGCCGAGTGGCGCGAGGGCGAAGCCGCCCGTCCCCGCAAGTACTACTCCCTGACGGGTGCCGGAAAGCGGCGCCTCGAGACAGACTCGAAACAGTGGGCAGCGCTGGCCCAGGTCATGACCGCGCTCGGGGTGATCGGGCCGGAAGCCGCGGGGGTGGGAGCCTGA
- the aroA gene encoding 3-phosphoshikimate 1-carboxyvinyltransferase translates to MTPPLSLPDPLPVAPLRVARGGAPFDVTVRPPGSKSLTNRVVLLAALARGTSVIRGALIDADDSERMAAAATALGATVERDGGAVRVTGVGGKWRVPTGGVRLDLGNAGTATRFLAASVMLADGSVTIDGNERMRRRPIGELIDVLRAFGVRAEYLETAGCPPVRLVPPEGGVRAPARLDIAPTRSSQFVSALLLTAPWLRGGVTVRLLGEVTSASYVEMTLNLLSALGASVMTSEDMRVARVGPPESPDGDARPGLDAFEYDVEPDASGATYFWGAAALFAGASCRVVGLGTDSLQADARFPDLLSRMGCRVTDGSAGGVVSTTVTGVESLRPVMADLSRMPDAAMTLAVVAGFAGGTSVLRGLGTLRDKECDRIAALERELGKVGVRVEPGTGGDAGTLTITPPAGGIDCSEGVAPVEFETYDDHRMAMSLSLVGLRRPGVWIRNPGCVAKTYPGYWRDLESLRGRGG, encoded by the coding sequence ATGACCCCTCCGCTTTCGCTTCCCGATCCGTTGCCGGTCGCGCCGCTTCGCGTGGCGCGCGGCGGCGCCCCGTTTGACGTGACGGTGAGGCCGCCGGGGAGCAAGAGCCTGACGAACCGGGTCGTGCTGCTGGCGGCGTTGGCCCGGGGAACGTCGGTGATCCGAGGGGCGTTGATCGACGCGGACGATTCCGAGCGGATGGCGGCCGCGGCGACCGCGCTCGGCGCTACGGTCGAGCGAGACGGCGGCGCGGTGCGCGTGACCGGGGTCGGGGGGAAGTGGCGGGTCCCGACCGGCGGCGTGCGGCTGGACCTGGGGAACGCGGGAACGGCGACACGGTTCCTGGCGGCGTCGGTGATGCTCGCGGACGGATCGGTGACGATCGACGGCAACGAACGGATGCGACGGCGTCCGATCGGCGAGTTGATCGACGTGCTTCGAGCGTTCGGCGTTCGCGCCGAGTACCTGGAGACGGCGGGGTGTCCGCCGGTGCGCCTGGTTCCGCCGGAGGGCGGGGTGCGCGCGCCCGCGCGACTGGACATCGCGCCGACGCGGTCGAGCCAGTTCGTGTCGGCGTTGCTGCTGACCGCCCCGTGGCTTCGCGGCGGCGTGACGGTGCGACTGCTGGGAGAAGTGACGAGCGCGTCGTACGTGGAGATGACACTGAACCTGCTGAGCGCGCTCGGGGCGTCGGTGATGACAAGCGAGGACATGCGCGTGGCGCGTGTCGGCCCGCCGGAATCGCCGGACGGCGATGCTCGGCCCGGGCTTGACGCCTTCGAGTACGACGTGGAGCCGGACGCCTCCGGCGCGACGTACTTCTGGGGCGCGGCGGCGTTGTTTGCCGGCGCGTCGTGCCGGGTCGTCGGGCTCGGGACGGACTCGCTCCAGGCGGACGCTCGCTTCCCCGACCTGCTCTCGCGGATGGGGTGCCGGGTGACGGACGGGTCGGCCGGCGGCGTCGTTTCGACGACGGTGACAGGTGTTGAATCGCTCCGGCCTGTGATGGCTGACCTGTCGCGGATGCCGGACGCGGCGATGACGCTGGCCGTGGTGGCGGGTTTCGCGGGGGGGACGTCGGTGCTCCGCGGGCTGGGGACGTTGCGGGACAAGGAGTGCGACCGGATCGCCGCGCTGGAGCGTGAGCTGGGGAAGGTGGGTGTTCGCGTGGAACCGGGAACGGGCGGCGATGCGGGGACGCTGACGATCACGCCTCCGGCCGGGGGCATCGACTGCTCGGAGGGCGTCGCGCCGGTGGAGTTTGAGACATACGACGATCATCGCATGGCGATGTCTCTGTCGCTGGTGGGCCTTCGGCGGCCCGGCGTTTGGATCAGGAATCCGGGCTGCGTGGCGAAGACGTATCCGGGGTACTGGCGTGATCTGGAGAGCCTGCGGGGGCGCGGTGGATAG